A single Diceros bicornis minor isolate mBicDic1 chromosome 7, mDicBic1.mat.cur, whole genome shotgun sequence DNA region contains:
- the LOC131408839 gene encoding olfactory receptor 5P76-like encodes MDALGDGNYTEVTEFILLGLTDDPILQVILFMIILCIYLVTIFGNISTIILIRISSQLHHPMYFFLSHLAFADMGLSSSFTPNMLVNFLVERNTISYFGCGIQFGFVAFFGAAECFLLAVMAYDRFVAICSPLLYSTKMPTQICVQLLLVTYIGGFVNACSFAFCVFSLVFCGPNRVNHFFCDFAPLVKLSCSDVSIPAVVPSFIAGSISGSTVFVIVISYICILFNILKMRSTEGRHKAFSTCASHLTVVTLYYGTITFIYVMPKSYYSTDQNKVVSVFYMVVIPMLNPLIYSLRNNEIKEALRRKLARRIFS; translated from the coding sequence ATGGATGCCCTGGGGGATGGGAACTATACTGAAGTGACAGAGTTCATTTTATTGGGCTTAACTGATGATCCAATCCTTCAAGTCATTCTCTTCATGATCATCCTGTGTATCTACCTGGTGACCATATTCGGCAATATCAGCACAATCATTCTTATCAGAATCTCTTCTCAGCTCCATCATCCTATGTATTTCTTCCTGAGCCATTTGGCTTTTGCTGACATGGGCTTATCATCTTCCTTCACACCCAATATGCTTGTAAACTTCCTGGTGGAAAGAAATACCATCTCCTATTTTGGATGTGGCATCCAATTTGGTTTTGTTGCTTTCTTTGGGGCAGCTGAGTGCTTCCTTCTGGCCGTTATGGCATATGATCGCTTTGTGGCAATCTGCAGCCCACTGCTTTATTCCACCAAAATGCCCACACAAATCTGTGTCCAATTGCTTCTAGTAACTTACATAGGTGGTTTTGTCAATGCTTGCTCTTTTGctttttgtgtcttttctttAGTCTTCTGTGGACCAAATCGAGTCAATCATTTTTTCTGTGATTTTGCTCCTTTAGTTAAACTCTCCTGTTCTGATGTCAGTATCCCTGCAGTTGTTCCCTCATTTATTGCTGGCTCCATCAGTGGGTCTACAGTGTTTGTCATAGTCATCTCCTACATCTGTATCCTCTTCAACATCCTGAAGATGCGCTCCACTGAGGGGCGCCacaaggccttctccacctgtgccTCACACCTCACAGTGGTCACTCTGTACTATGGGACAATCACATTCATTTACGTGATGCCCAAATCCTACTACTCAACTGACCAGAACAAGGTGGTGTCCGTGTTCTACATGGTGGTGATCCCCATGTTGAACCCCCTCATCTACAGCCTCAGGAACAATGAGATTAAGGAGGCTCTGAGAAGAAAACTTGCTAGAAGAATATTTTCTTAG